AAACCATCGCCTTCCTGCTGCACAAGCGCCCGGCCGGCGCGCTGGAGAAGATCAACCGCACGATGGTGCGCCAGGGCCGCGCGGCGCTGTCGGAACTGCCCCCGCGTGACGAGGAGCCCCGCCGCTTCAGCTTCGGCGAATTCTTCGCCCCCGGCATCGCCAGCGTCACCGTGCTGCTGATCGTCGCCTATTTCGCGCACATGATGACCTTCTACTTCCTGGTGAAGTGGATTCCCAAGATCGTGGTCGACATGGGCTTCCCGCCCGCCTCCGCCGGCGGCGTGCTGGTCTGGGCCAATGTCGGCGGCGCCAGCGGCTCGATCGTGCTCAGCCTGCTGACCCAGAAGATCGGCGTGCGCCCGCTGGTGATCGGCGCGATGATCTGCGGCGCGGCGGCCGTGACGATGTTCGGCCAGGGCTTCACCACGCTGGCCAGCCTTTCGATCATGGCCTGCATCGGCGGCTTCTTCACCAATGCCGCAACGGCGGGTCTCTACGCGGTGATCGCCCAGTCCTTCCCCGCCTCGCTGCGGGCGGGCGGCACCGGCCTGGTGATCGGCGTCGGCCGCGCCGGCGCGGCGCTGGGCCCGATCACCGCCGGGCTGCTGTTTGCGGGCGGTTCGTCGCTGGCGCTGGTGGCCTTCGTGATGGCCTGCGGCACGCTGGTCGGCGGCATCGCGCTGGCCATGGTGCGCTACCGCGAAAACGCGATCGCCTGATCGCACCAGGGGTGCGGCACTTCGGGCCGCGCCCCCCAAAAACAGGCTGAACGGAAAAACCGGGCCGAAAACGGGAGGCGCGGCGGAAATTCCCGCCGCGACCTCGCCCCCCCGCATGAGGATGAGTCTGAAAATGTTTTGCAATCTTCCGGGTCGCGCCGGTCTGCTCGCCGCCACCGCAGCGCTTTCTCTGGTGCATGTCACGCCCGCCTCGGCGCAGTCCGTCGCGCCCGACAACGACACGAAGGACGCCGCCGGCGGCCCGCAATCCTCCGCCGCGCCGCCCGGCATCCGGCCGGCAAAGTCGCAAGGCGCGCCTGCCGAAGCGGTCCCCGGCGGCCGCAAGGGCCCTCCCGGCGTGCCGCAGGCGATCCGCTGGACCGAGGACTGGTCGAAGCGCCCCGCCGCCGACGCCCCGATCATGGACAGGATCCGCCACATCCCGCTGGGCGACAATGACGACGTCTACCTCTCGCTCGGCGGGGAGGCGCGGGTCTACTATACCGACTGGCACCATTCCGCGCTGGGCCTCAGGGCGAACGACAGCAACAACCCGGTACAGAGCCGGTTGCGGCTGATCGGAGACCTCCACCTCGGCCCGAACCTGCGCGCCTATCTCGAACTGGGCGACAACCGCGAATATGGCGAAAGCTTCGCCACCGGCCCCAACCGCGACAAGCTGGACGTCTACCAGGCCTTCGTCGACGTGACCGTGCCGCTGGGCGATGCCGGCAAGATCACGCTGCGCCCCGGCCGCTTCGAGATGCCGCTGGGCAACGGCAAGCTGGCGGGCGTGCGCGAAGGGCTCAACATGCGCTTCACCTATCAGGGCGTGCGCGCGACCTATATCCTGCCGGGCAAGATCTCGGTCGACGCCTTCGCCACCCGCCCGGTCGAAATCAAGCCGGGCACCCTCGATGACGGGGCGGATTCCTCCAAGGCGTTCCACGGGATCTACGTCAGCGCGCCCAACCGCGTGGCGGGCTTCGGCACCGACGTCTACTGGTACGAGATGACGCGCGACAACGCGACGCTGCGCGAAGGCGCGGGCGCGGACCACCGCACCAACTGGGGCGCGCGCCTGTGGAAACGCAACGCCCGCTTCGATTTCGACCTTGAGGGGACGCTCCAGCGCGGCACGTTTGCGGATCAGGACATCCGCGCCTGGGGCGTGCTGTTCGAAGCCGGCTATACCTGGCCCGGCCTGCCGATGAAGCCCCGCCTGGGCCTGCGCGCCAATGCCTTCAGCGGCGACCATGACCTGACCGACGGCAAGGCCGGCACTTTCGTGGCCGCCGCCCCCCGCCTGCCGCTGTTCAGCGAGGCGGCGTTCTTCAACTTCTCCAACCTCATGGACCTATACCCCTCGCTGACCCTGAAGCCGCTGGACAACGTGACCGTCATGGCCGGGCCGGACTTCCTCTGGCGCCAGAGCAAGGCCGACGGCGTCTACATCGGCCCGGCGGGCTCTTCGTTCGCACCTTACGACGGCACCCGCTATGTCGGCACGGCGCTCAACCTCGAAATGTCGTGGCAGGCCACCCGGCGTCTGAGCTTCCGCCTTTACGAAACCTACTTCGCCCCCGGCTCCGCCTTCGAGGAGGCTGGGGCCAGGAAGGGCAACTATTTCGGGGTCATGTCGAACTATCGGTTCTGACATCCGAACACTCTTGCGCGGCGTGCAAGAAGTCACGAAATGGGAGGCCCTCGCCCGCGCGGGGGCCTTTTCCGCTGGAAAGGAACGAATTCTCACGACCTGAAGGCAATTCTGCATGGCGAAGACCCCCGAAACCAGCGCCTCGCGCCACCCCGGTGTCCCATCGTCCGGTTCAAGGTGGCCCGGCTTCGGCGTGCAGGTGCTGCTGGGCATGGTCGTGGGCCTTGCCGCGGGCCTGCTGGTCCGCCAGCTCGGGCCTGACAGCGCCCTGGCCTCGGGCGCGAGCGAGACGTTCCACACCGTGGCGCAGATCTTCATCCAGCTCCTGCGCACGCTGGTTCCGCCGCTGGTGTTCACCGCGATCATCGCCTCGGTCGCCGCGCTGCGCGGGCTCGACAACGCGGTGAAGCTGGTGGGGCAGACCCTGCTGTGGTTCGCGATCACCGCGCTGATCGCCGTGCTCATCGGCATCGCGCTGGGGCTGACCATCCAGCCCGGTCTTCACGCCCATGTCGATGCGGGCGCGGCCCATGCGCCCGCATCGGTCGGCGGCTGGCTCGATTTCCTCAAGGGGCTGGTTCCGGCCAACTACCTCGGCATTACCGCCGCCACCACGCTGGAAGACGGCGCGGCCACTACCGCCGTCTCCTTCAACGTGCTGCAGATCATCATCGCCGCCGTTGCCGTGGGCGCGGCCGCCGTGAAAATCGGCGCGAAGGCGGAGCCGTTCCTGGCCTTCATGACTTCGGCCAACCTCGTGCTGCGCCAGCTGCTGCGCTGGCTGATCGCGCTGACCCCGCTCGGCTCGGCGGCGCTGATCGCCAATGCCGTGGTCAGCTACGGCTGGGACGCGCTTTCCGCGCTCGGCGCCTTTGCCGGCGCGGTCTATATCGGGCTCGCGGTGGTCATGCTGGCGGTCTACCCGCTGCTGCTGCTGCTGCACGGGATCAACCCGCTGCGCTTCTTCTCGGTGGCCTGGCCGGCGATCCAGATCGGCTTCCTCTCGCGCTCGTCCGTCGGCACCATGCCGGTGACCGAGGAAGTGACCGAGCGCCTCGGCGTGCCGCGCTCCTACGCCGCCTTCGCGGTGCCGCTCGGCTCGACCACCAAGATGGACGGCTGCGCGGCAATCTATCCGGCGATCTCGGCGATCTTCGTGGCGCAGTTCTACGGCGTGCCGCTCCAGCTTTCGGACTATGCGCTGATCGTGTTCGTCTCGGTGATCGGCTCTGCGGCCACGGCGGGGCTGACCGGCGCGGTGGTCATGCTGACGCTGACGCTCTCCACGCTCAAGCTCCCGCTCGAGGGCGTCGGGCTGCTGCTGGCGATCGACCCGATCCTCGACATGGGCCGCACCGCCGTCAACGTGGCGGGACAGGCGCTGGTGCCCACCATCGTCGCCCAGCGCCTCGGCATTCGCGGACCGATGCAGACCGGCGACATCGAGGCGCTCCGCGCTAGCGCCGCATGAAGCCCATCCAGCGCAGCAGCAGATAAGTCGCGATGGCCGCGCCGCCCGCGAACAGGGTGGCGTGGATCGTGCCGTAAGGCCCCTGCGCGAAGGGCAACCCGCCGGTGTTCATCCCGAAGATCCCCGTCACGAGCGTGGCCGGCAGCATCAGCGCGGTCACGATCGAGAGGATGTAGAGGTTCTGGTTGGTCCGCTGCGCCTCCTGGATGTCCAGTTCCTCGCGCAGCAGCCGCAACTGCGACTGCACGCCCTGCACGTCCCCGTCGAGCGACTGGATGCGCTGGGCGATCTTCTCCACGCCGGGCAGCAGCGCCTCGGGCAGTTCCTCGTCCTTCTCCAGCCGCTGGAACACCCCGCGCATTCCCGTGAGCAGGCGCTGTATCTGCGCCAGCCGCCGCCGCACGCCGATCAGGTCGCGCGCCTTGGGCGGATCGCGCGCGTCGAGGAACATGTCCTCCACATGCTGCACGTCGGCGCTGAGCGAGCGGGCGATATCGGCGATGTTCTCGCTGATCGCGCCCGCCAGCAGTTCCAGCGCCTGCGCCGCCCCGAATCCGGCGCCGCAGCGCGAGAGCCGGGTCCGCACGATATCGGCCGAACGGATCGGATGAAGCCGCGCCGTCAGCATCAGCCCCGGCGCCAGCGCCATGCGCAGCCCGCCCACGCGCGCCGTATCGGCCACGTCGAAATCCCGTTCGAAATCGTGAAGCACGCAGGCCACCGTGCCGCCGTCGACCAGCGCGCGCTGGTGAGTGTCTGGCGAGAGCAGCAGTTCGCGCACGGCCGGGGGAACCGCTTCGAACCGCTCTATCCAGCTTCGCGTGCGCTGGTGCGCAAGATTGAGATGAAGCCAGCGGAAGCGGCCTTCCGGCGGGCGTTCGCAATCGGCAACGGGGAAGGCGCCTTCGTCCGTCAGGTCCATGCCCCAGATCAGGCCCGGCCCCATGCCGCCATCCGCCAGCGGCGCGCCGGCGCCCTGTGTGGCGGCAAGAAGACGGGGCAGGTCATGGCTCATGGCGGCAGCGCGCGGCCGGAACCCGTCAGAGAACCTGCGAGAACAGCATGTAGAGCCCGCCCGCCATCACGATGGAGACCGGCAGCGTCAGCACCCAGGCCATGAGCAGGTTGCGCACCGTGCTCATCTGGAGGCCCGAACGGTTCGCCGCCATCGTCCCCGCCACGCCGGACGAGAGGACATGGGTTGTGGAGACCGGCAGGCCGAGATGGTCCGCCCCGAAGATCGTGCCCATCGCCACCAGTTCGGCGGCGGCGCCCTGCGCGTAAGTCAGGTGGGTCTTGCCGATCTTCTCCCCCACGGTGACGACGATGCGCTTCCAGCCGACCATCGTGCCCAGCCCCAGCGCGATGGCCACCGCCACCTTGACCCAGGTGGGAATGAAGCGCGTGCCCGCATCGAGCGAGGCCTTGTAGGTCGCCAGGCTTTCCTGCGCCTGCCCGGAAAGCGCGGCGGGCTTCTGCTTGCCCAGCAGCTTGATCGCTTCCGAGGCGAGGTACATGTCGTTGCGGATATTGCTCACCGCCGCCGCCGGCACTTTCGCCAGCGAGCCATAGTCGGTCACCTGCCGGTCCACGTCGTGCACCAGCACCGAAAGCGCGGGAAGCGTGGCGGGGGCCAATGTCTTGTCGGCGATATAGGCCGTGACCCGGCTGCGCGCCTGCGCGGGATCGAGCGGGACGCCGGGAGGGGGCGAAGCCTCGTCCAGCGCGGCTCCGGCGGCCAGCGAGCCGGCGTGGAATTCCGCCGTGTAGCGTTCGGGCACGGCGCGGTTCAGCGCATAGGCGGTGGGCACCGTGCCGATCAGGATCAGCATGATGAGCCCCATGCCCTTCTGCCCGTCGTTCGAACCATGCGCGAAGCTGACGCCGGTGCAGGTGAAGATCAGCAGCGCCCTGATCCACCACGGCGGCGGCAGGCCGTCCTTCGGCTCCTCGTAGAGTTCCTTCTTGCGGACCAGCACTTTCATCGCGGCGAACAGCAGCGCGGCAAGGCCGAAGCCGATCAGCGGCGAGAACAGCAGGGCCTGGCCGATCTCGGCCGCCTTGCCCCAGTCCACGCCCGCGGTGCCGCTCTTGCCGTGCATCAGCGCATTGGCCACGCCCACGCCGATGATCGAGCCGATCAGCGTGTGCGAACTGGACGAGGGAATGCCCAGCCACCAGGTGGCGAGGTTCCACAGGATCGCCGCCAGCAGCAGTGCGAAGACCATCGCGAAGCCCGCGCTCGATCCCACTTGCAGGATCAGTTCGACCGGCAGCAGCGAAACGATGCCGAACGCCACGGCGCCGGTGGAAACCAGCACGCCGAGGAAGTTGAAGAAGCCCGACCAGACCACCGCGACGTTCGCGGGCATGGCATTGGTGTAGATCACCGTGGCCACGGCATTGGCGGTATCGTGGAAACCGTTCACGAATTCGAAGCCGAGCGCGATCAGCAGGGCGATGAACAGCAGGATGAACGGCAGGTAGGTGGTGGGCTCCACGCCCACGGCGGCGGCATCGGAATAGACGCTGAAGGCCACATAGACGAGCGCGGCCACGATTGCCGCGCCGAACCCGATCCGGCCGGCGGCGCCAAGGCCCTTTTCAAGGTCGGGCCGGGTTCCGGCCGTGTCGATCGGCCTGGGCGCAAGGGTCGCGTTCATCGTTTCGCCTCGAATGGGGAGACGAAAGCCTTACGTCGGTTTCATGACATTTATGCTGCGCCGCCGCCCGGGCCGGAAGCAGGCTCCAGGCCGGAAGCAGGCTCCACTGGCCGCAGCGCGCCGCCTGCCGCGGATGAGGCGCGGACGGCATCCATGACCCGCATCGCCGCCAGCCCGTCGCGGAATGTCGGGATCGCCACCGGCCCCTCACCCCCCGCACCCTCGATCCTGGCGCGCAGGGCCTCGCAGAGCCGGATGAAGGGTGCCAGCTCGAAGCCGGGCGCTGCGGGCAGCACGAGATCGTCCGGAACCGGCAGCTCGCGCGTGCCCGTGCGGTCCGCCAGCAGGACCTTGCCGCTTTCGATCCACACGGTTCCCCGCGTGCCCGCGCAGCGCAGCAGGCTGGCGGGCGCGCCCCAGGCCCCGGCGCTCTGCTGCATCGATCCCTCGGCCCCGCTCGCCAGACGGAAGCGCAGCGAATAGCTGTCGTCGGCGCCGTTCTCGCGGTCCGATACGGTCAGCAGGCGGGCCGACACGCTCTCGAACTCGCCCAGCCATGTCCTCACCTGGTCTATCAGGTGCGAACCGCCCGCGCCCAGCCAGCCGCCGCCCGATGCCGTGTCGAACCACCATCCGGGCAGGCGCGCGCCGGGATCGGCGCAGAAGGGGATGAACTGGTCCATCGCCAGGAAGCGCGGGGTGCCGATCAGCCCCTCGGCAATGGCGCGGCCCAGCAGCGCGCGTTCGGGCAACCAGCGGAACTCGTGCGCGATCATGTGGACGATGCCCGCCCGCTCCGCCGCATCGAGCAGCGCCGCGCCCTCTGCCGCGTCCATCGCGAAGGGCTTCTCGCAAAGCACGTGGCAGCCGCGCGCCATGGCCGCGAAGGCCAGCGGCGCATGGCTGGCGGGCGGCGCGCCGATCGTGACGAGGTGCGCGCCGGTCCGCTCGATGGCGGCGCCGAGATCGGTGAAGAAGGCCGGGACGCCCGCCTCCGCCGCCTTGCGCTCCAGCCGGTCGGGCCGGGTGCCGACAAGCGCGGCCACCGCGAACCCGGCGGCGCGCAAAGCCGGAACATGGACCCGGCAGCCGAAGCCGGTGCCCACCACGATCGCGGTCGGTTTCTCCATGTCGTTTCCCCTCAAAAGACGTCGTTGCAGCGGACGTGGACCTTGGTTTCGTCATTCGGCCCGCGCAGCGCCTCCAGCATCGCCGGGAGATCGGCCAGCGCGACATCGCGCGTCACGATCGTGGCGGGATCGACGTGGCCCTTGTCCATCCGGTCGGCGATGTAGAGGAACTCCTTCATCGAATAGCCCACCGCGAACCGCAGCGAGACGCACTTGTACGCGGCGATAGCGGGAATCACCGGATCGGGCGCGGTGCAGAACCCCAGCGAGACCACCCGCCCGAACGGCCCTGCATGACGGATCGCGCGGCCCAGCATTCCTTCCGCGCCCACGCATTCGAAGATCACGCGCGGCGATCCGCCCAGCGCCTCGACGACTTCGCCCACCTCGTCCGCGCCATAGGCCCCGAAGGCGTCCGCTCCCATCGCCAGCGAAAGCTCCCGGCGCCGCGCCGAACGCGACATGGCAACGATGCGCCCCGCCCCCAGCCGCCGCGCCCAGTAGATCGCGTAAAGCGCCACCGTGCCGCCACCCAGCACCAGCACCGTGTCGCCCGGCTCGATATTCGCGAACCGCGCGCCGTAGAGGCTGATCGCCAGCGGCTCGATCAGGGCGCCGTCCGTCATCGACAGGGTGGCGGGCAACCGCGTCGCCACGGCGGCGGGCACGCTGGCGAACTGCGCGAAGCCCATCATCGCATTGCCCTCGCCCGACCGGCACAGCACATTGTTGCCATGAGCCTGGCAGGTCTCGCACGATCCGCAGGCGACCGAGGGCAGCACCGCGATCCGGTCTCCCACCCGCCAGCCATCGACATCGCGGCCCAGCTCGACGATCTCGCCCGCATATTCGTGGCCGAAGCGCGCGTTCGGGCCATAGTCCCACGCGCCGCCCCTGGTCATCGACAGGTCGGTGCCGCAGATGCCGCAGCGGTGGACGCGGATCAAGACCTCGCCCGGCGCAGGGCGCGGCTCGGGCACGTCCTCGATGACCACGGGCTGCCCGCCGCCCGGATAGACCGCCGCCTTCATGCCGCCTTCTCCAGCAGGTCGTAACGCGTCACATAGTCGCCGAAAGGCGCGCGCGCCTGCTGCTCGGTCATGCCGTAGTCGGCGATGTCGTAGCGATGGGCGCCGTGCTGCAATTCGGGCTTCTGCGCGATACGGCGGGCGAAGGCGGCGCGGGTTTCATCGGGAATGTCCATGCCGATGAAACCGTAGATCCGCTCCATCACCGCCATCGGCCGATTGTGGAAATCGAGATGCGCGATGTCGAGCACCTGCCCCGGACGGCGCGCCTTCACAGCATCCGCCTTGCGCAGCGCGGCGGCCCACTTCGCCACCTCCCGCGCGAGCATGATCGGCCCGCGTTGGTCCGCGCGGCCCTGTTCGAGCACCGGGTGCATACCCATCAGCAGCGAAACCAGCGAAGGCACCGCCTTTGCCGGATCGCGGTGCGTCTGGATCACCCTGGCATCGGGAAACACCGCGAAGAGCAGGTCGAGGTTGTCGATATGGCCGGGGTTCTTGAGCAGCCAGCGGCGGCCCGGATCGTTCATGCCGATCAGCTGCACGCAGCGGCGATAGTGCGCATAGGCCGCATCCTCGCGCTGGCACTGCCACCAGGCGTCATAGCTCGCCGCGGACCAGCCGCAGGTCCACAAGTTGGAGACGAACGACTGGCGCAGCAACATGCAGCATTCGTGAACTTCCTCGGCCGCCACATGGTGCGCGGCGCGGCGCTGCGGGGCGGCGGCATAGCGCGCCTCGATCACCGCCATGGTCTTGCGATATTCGGGATAGTCCTGCCAGCGATCCACCGGAGGTCGCGGCATCGGCGCGTCGAGCAGCCAGGTCTGCAGCCCCTGGAAGCGCGGGTCCACCGCCATCAGGCGGTGCAGCGCCGTGGTCCCCGTGCGCGGCACCCCGGTGATGACCACCGGCGCCAGCACGGGCACGGCATCGAACCCGGGATTGTCCTTCATCGCCCGGATCGCGCCCGCCCGGCTGCGCAGCACGCCCAGCACCTGCCCCCAGGCCGCGCGCCGCCCCGTTTCGGTGAACTGCGGATCGTAGTCCATCGAATGCAGCAGCACGCCAAGGCCGGGGAGATAATCGTCCGGGCCGAAATCGTCATGCCCCAGCTCCCCCGCGACGATCTCGTGCGCGCGGTCGACGGCGGTGCGGAACCGGTCTGGCGGATCGTAACCGAGATCCATGGCCTAAACTCTCCCTGTTGGATTTATCGTTCACCAGCGCCGGCGCCGCTGGCAGGCTCTTACGCGCTGCCGCAGTTCCTCGGCCCGTTCCTGCGGCGTGACCACGGGCGTATCGGCGGGCAGGTGATCGCGCAGCTCTGCCAGCTTGACCCGCCTGATCGTCGGCACCGGCGCGCTGTCGCAGTCGTACCAGCGGCCATAGATGCCGCCCTCGGTATAGCCTGCCGGATCGAGCCAGTTCGGCACGCCGGGGTCCTCCAGCGCGATCACCGCGCGGTAGCGGCCGTCGCTGGAAAGGCGGGCGTAGTGGCCGTTGGAACTGGATATGCGGTAGACATATTCCAGCGCGTTGAAGCAGGGATCGTTGAGCTGGATGTTCCAGTACGGCGCGTGCGCGGGAACCTCCGTCTCGATCACCAGCGCCTCGTCCGGGTCGAACCGGAAGCAGGCGGGCCAGTAGACCTGCTTGGCCAGCGCCCCGGCCATGCGCACCGGCTCGAACACGTTGAAGCCCACGCGCTCCTTCACCCCGTTCTGCATGGGATAGTAGAGACGGGTCTTGCGGCCGGGAAACTTCGCCATTTCGCCGATGCGGTGCAGGATCTCCTCCGGCGAGAGGCGCGGTTTGGGCGGAACCGGGTCGAGACATTCGATGGAGAGGTGCGGGTCGATCTCGTTCAGCCAGTCGTAGCTGCGGAACCGCAAGTAGAGATACCCCGCCTCCGGATCGATCCGCGCCCACTTGCCTTCATATCCGGCGGGACGTTCGGCGCTGAAGATCACCGAGAAATCCTCGCCCGGCGCAAGGCCGAGGTCGATGTCGTCCACCTCGTTGTGCCCGTTGGGGCGCGGCATCACGTCCACCGAGCCGGACTGCACCTTCTGGCTGGTGAAAGAGAGGATCCGGCAGGTCCCGCGATTGCCCGAGACGCGGTAGGTCAGGTCGCCCCGGATCGGCGACTGCACGTAGATGTCGTCCGGGTTGGGCTGGAGCGTGTAGACCGGGTTCCACAGCGGAGCCCAGTCCGGGTGTTCCGGCGTGGCGTGGAAATAGGCGAAATAGGCGTAGGAGAGGCTGGTCATCGTCTGGCGATAGACGTCGGCGCGATAGGCGGGATCGTCGGGCCGCCAGGTGTCCTGGAGATTGGCGACCGCGCTTTCCAGCCCGGTCAGATAGGCAAGGATGCTCGGCTCGATCTCCATGACGCTGGCCTCTCCGCCGGTTTCGCGACCGGCATATTTAGATAGTGATTGCTATTTATATTCGTGCAGGACCGCCTCGCAAGACATTCGGGGCGGCAACGCCTCCGCCAACGCCGGGGCGATGGGTCGTCAGTGCGAACTTGTCCGACGTAGATAGCGGATACTATCACGAATGCCCTTCACGGAGTTCACGATGACGCTCTCGCTTGCGCGGCCTGCCGGAACGCTTGCCCCCGGGTCGGGGCTGCTCCTCGCCGAGCATTTCCAGATGGCCTATGCCACCAACGACATCGCCGCCGCGCGGGACCTGTTCTCGCGCCGCCTCGGCATCCGGGAGTTTTGCGTGCTGGAAGGGCAGCTTGCGGCAGGGGGCTGGATCAGGGCCGAACTCGCCTGGCACGGGACGGTGATGTACGAACTGATCGAGGCTTCCGGCCCCGGCTCCGAAATCTACATGAGCCGCCAGCCGCCGGGCGAAGGCCCCCGCCTCTGGCACCACCACCTCGGCTTCCTGATCCATGACGAGGCCCAGTGGCAGGGCGTGCAGCAGGGCGCGCAGGGCAATGGCTGGGCCATGCCTTACGAAAGCCGCAACCCGCTGCTCCAGGCCTGCTTCGTGGACGTGCCGGAACTGGGGCATTATCTCGAATATCTCTATCCGGGCGAAGCGGGGCTGGCGTTTTTCGCCTCGGTGCCGAGGAATTGAGAGCATACCGGCGCTACAGGCCGTTTGGACAAACCCGCGCCGTCCCCTAAACGGGCCGGCGCCGGGATATCGCGGCCATCGATGGAGCGGAAGTGGACGAAGCGACGAAACCCGCGCGCCGCAAGCGGCGC
The DNA window shown above is from Novosphingobium sp. RL4 and carries:
- a CDS encoding MFS transporter, encoding MSNTDPRALIAREPMHRRQIIAIAVATALNALDGFDVLSISFAAPGISKEWGIDRAALGLVLSMELIGMGIGALILGAMADRIGRRPTILACLVVMASGMFLASTAQNLTVLSAFRLFTGLGIGGMLAATNAIVAECSNASRRNLSVAIMAGGYPMGAIVGGSIAAFLLGTTGRWQSVFEFGAIITAAFIPLVLWLVPETIAFLLHKRPAGALEKINRTMVRQGRAALSELPPRDEEPRRFSFGEFFAPGIASVTVLLIVAYFAHMMTFYFLVKWIPKIVVDMGFPPASAGGVLVWANVGGASGSIVLSLLTQKIGVRPLVIGAMICGAAAVTMFGQGFTTLASLSIMACIGGFFTNAATAGLYAVIAQSFPASLRAGGTGLVIGVGRAGAALGPITAGLLFAGGSSLALVAFVMACGTLVGGIALAMVRYRENAIA
- a CDS encoding alginate export family protein, which produces MFCNLPGRAGLLAATAALSLVHVTPASAQSVAPDNDTKDAAGGPQSSAAPPGIRPAKSQGAPAEAVPGGRKGPPGVPQAIRWTEDWSKRPAADAPIMDRIRHIPLGDNDDVYLSLGGEARVYYTDWHHSALGLRANDSNNPVQSRLRLIGDLHLGPNLRAYLELGDNREYGESFATGPNRDKLDVYQAFVDVTVPLGDAGKITLRPGRFEMPLGNGKLAGVREGLNMRFTYQGVRATYILPGKISVDAFATRPVEIKPGTLDDGADSSKAFHGIYVSAPNRVAGFGTDVYWYEMTRDNATLREGAGADHRTNWGARLWKRNARFDFDLEGTLQRGTFADQDIRAWGVLFEAGYTWPGLPMKPRLGLRANAFSGDHDLTDGKAGTFVAAAPRLPLFSEAAFFNFSNLMDLYPSLTLKPLDNVTVMAGPDFLWRQSKADGVYIGPAGSSFAPYDGTRYVGTALNLEMSWQATRRLSFRLYETYFAPGSAFEEAGARKGNYFGVMSNYRF
- a CDS encoding dicarboxylate/amino acid:cation symporter: MAKTPETSASRHPGVPSSGSRWPGFGVQVLLGMVVGLAAGLLVRQLGPDSALASGASETFHTVAQIFIQLLRTLVPPLVFTAIIASVAALRGLDNAVKLVGQTLLWFAITALIAVLIGIALGLTIQPGLHAHVDAGAAHAPASVGGWLDFLKGLVPANYLGITAATTLEDGAATTAVSFNVLQIIIAAVAVGAAAVKIGAKAEPFLAFMTSANLVLRQLLRWLIALTPLGSAALIANAVVSYGWDALSALGAFAGAVYIGLAVVMLAVYPLLLLLHGINPLRFFSVAWPAIQIGFLSRSSVGTMPVTEEVTERLGVPRSYAAFAVPLGSTTKMDGCAAIYPAISAIFVAQFYGVPLQLSDYALIVFVSVIGSAATAGLTGAVVMLTLTLSTLKLPLEGVGLLLAIDPILDMGRTAVNVAGQALVPTIVAQRLGIRGPMQTGDIEALRASAA
- a CDS encoding transporter, giving the protein MSHDLPRLLAATQGAGAPLADGGMGPGLIWGMDLTDEGAFPVADCERPPEGRFRWLHLNLAHQRTRSWIERFEAVPPAVRELLLSPDTHQRALVDGGTVACVLHDFERDFDVADTARVGGLRMALAPGLMLTARLHPIRSADIVRTRLSRCGAGFGAAQALELLAGAISENIADIARSLSADVQHVEDMFLDARDPPKARDLIGVRRRLAQIQRLLTGMRGVFQRLEKDEELPEALLPGVEKIAQRIQSLDGDVQGVQSQLRLLREELDIQEAQRTNQNLYILSIVTALMLPATLVTGIFGMNTGGLPFAQGPYGTIHATLFAGGAAIATYLLLRWMGFMRR
- a CDS encoding inorganic phosphate transporter; translation: MNATLAPRPIDTAGTRPDLEKGLGAAGRIGFGAAIVAALVYVAFSVYSDAAAVGVEPTTYLPFILLFIALLIALGFEFVNGFHDTANAVATVIYTNAMPANVAVVWSGFFNFLGVLVSTGAVAFGIVSLLPVELILQVGSSAGFAMVFALLLAAILWNLATWWLGIPSSSSHTLIGSIIGVGVANALMHGKSGTAGVDWGKAAEIGQALLFSPLIGFGLAALLFAAMKVLVRKKELYEEPKDGLPPPWWIRALLIFTCTGVSFAHGSNDGQKGMGLIMLILIGTVPTAYALNRAVPERYTAEFHAGSLAAGAALDEASPPPGVPLDPAQARSRVTAYIADKTLAPATLPALSVLVHDVDRQVTDYGSLAKVPAAAVSNIRNDMYLASEAIKLLGKQKPAALSGQAQESLATYKASLDAGTRFIPTWVKVAVAIALGLGTMVGWKRIVVTVGEKIGKTHLTYAQGAAAELVAMGTIFGADHLGLPVSTTHVLSSGVAGTMAANRSGLQMSTVRNLLMAWVLTLPVSIVMAGGLYMLFSQVL
- a CDS encoding Gfo/Idh/MocA family protein translates to MEKPTAIVVGTGFGCRVHVPALRAAGFAVAALVGTRPDRLERKAAEAGVPAFFTDLGAAIERTGAHLVTIGAPPASHAPLAFAAMARGCHVLCEKPFAMDAAEGAALLDAAERAGIVHMIAHEFRWLPERALLGRAIAEGLIGTPRFLAMDQFIPFCADPGARLPGWWFDTASGGGWLGAGGSHLIDQVRTWLGEFESVSARLLTVSDRENGADDSYSLRFRLASGAEGSMQQSAGAWGAPASLLRCAGTRGTVWIESGKVLLADRTGTRELPVPDDLVLPAAPGFELAPFIRLCEALRARIEGAGGEGPVAIPTFRDGLAAMRVMDAVRASSAAGGALRPVEPASGLEPASGPGGGAA
- a CDS encoding alcohol dehydrogenase catalytic domain-containing protein, which produces MKAAVYPGGGQPVVIEDVPEPRPAPGEVLIRVHRCGICGTDLSMTRGGAWDYGPNARFGHEYAGEIVELGRDVDGWRVGDRIAVLPSVACGSCETCQAHGNNVLCRSGEGNAMMGFAQFASVPAAVATRLPATLSMTDGALIEPLAISLYGARFANIEPGDTVLVLGGGTVALYAIYWARRLGAGRIVAMSRSARRRELSLAMGADAFGAYGADEVGEVVEALGGSPRVIFECVGAEGMLGRAIRHAGPFGRVVSLGFCTAPDPVIPAIAAYKCVSLRFAVGYSMKEFLYIADRMDKGHVDPATIVTRDVALADLPAMLEALRGPNDETKVHVRCNDVF
- a CDS encoding sulfotransferase, coding for MDLGYDPPDRFRTAVDRAHEIVAGELGHDDFGPDDYLPGLGVLLHSMDYDPQFTETGRRAAWGQVLGVLRSRAGAIRAMKDNPGFDAVPVLAPVVITGVPRTGTTALHRLMAVDPRFQGLQTWLLDAPMPRPPVDRWQDYPEYRKTMAVIEARYAAAPQRRAAHHVAAEEVHECCMLLRQSFVSNLWTCGWSAASYDAWWQCQREDAAYAHYRRCVQLIGMNDPGRRWLLKNPGHIDNLDLLFAVFPDARVIQTHRDPAKAVPSLVSLLMGMHPVLEQGRADQRGPIMLAREVAKWAAALRKADAVKARRPGQVLDIAHLDFHNRPMAVMERIYGFIGMDIPDETRAAFARRIAQKPELQHGAHRYDIADYGMTEQQARAPFGDYVTRYDLLEKAA